Part of the Yersinia hibernica genome, GCTATTGGTCGTGGCAATTATTGGCGGCAGGAATAGCGATTATTGTCGCCAATTTTATTTTGTATGGTATCAGTTGGTTCCCACTGCCACTGACATTGATAAATCTGACGGAATCAGCCGTTGGCGCGTGGTTACTGCGGAAATTGCTCCAACCCAAAGACCCGCTAAATAGCCTCTTCAGCTGGCTCAAATTCTCCATTTGTACTGTGATTCTGGTTCCGCTGATAAGTGGGCTGGCCGCCGCTTGGTATTTAGCGCCGCAACACGGCAATTTTACCCAAGTGCTGACCGTGTGGTTTATGTCTGAAGCTATCGGCATGTTAGCCTTAGGCCCAGTTGGCTTGCTTTATCGCCGGGGTTATTTCAATCTCACCACCAAAAGTAAAGCGCTGTTTGACATGATCTGGATGATGACAGCCTCGCTAACAGCTTGTTATATCGGCCTGATTTACCTACCTTTTCCTTTTACTTTCATCATAATGGCATTGATTTGGGCCTCCATCCGGCTGCCGCGCTTTGAAACCTTTACTATCTGTTTTCTGGCGACATTGCTGATTGCGATGATGATTAATTTCAACCTGTTTACACTTCAGGCTGATACCAAACTGTCAGTCCAGGCGTTTTCTTTTATTCCCTTATTAATGGTGCTGATCCCCCCACATGCTATGGCAATGGTCATGCACGCCTTTCGGATGGAAAAAGAGCATATTGTTGAAAGTGAAAACCGCTTTCGCAACGCCATGGAGTATTCCGCCATCGGCATGGCACTGGTCTCGCCGGAAGGCAAATGGATGCAAGTCAACCAGGCACTGTGTAAGTTGCTGGATTATAGTCAGGACACCTTACTGACTCTGACTTTTCAGCAAATCACTCACCCGGAAGACCTCTCGGCAGACCTGAAATTACTTGATGACCTGTATCATGGCCGCATCCCCAGTTATTCGATGGAAAAACGTTACATCCGCCGTGATGGCGAAGTGGTGTGGGCATTGCTGGTTGTGAGTGTGGTGCGCGACCATGAGCAACAGCCGCTCTATTACATCTCACAGGTCGAAGATATTAATGATCTGAAAAAGAGTGAAATAGTTAATCGCCGTCTGATGGAGCGCATTACGCTGGCTAACGAGGCTGGCGGCATTGGTATTTGGGAGTTGGATGTCAAAAAACAGCAAATCAATTGGGATAAACGGATGTATGAACTTTTCCATCTTCCGTTCAATACCCCGGTTGATGATGCCGCCTGGCAGCAATACATTCACCCGGAAGATATCAACCGCGTTATTCGCGAATACAGCACCGCACTGGCACAACGCCAGCCGTATCGGCTCGAATTCAGATTATTGCTCCCTAACGGCAACATTGTCCATTTGCGCAATAATGCCAATATGATTTGCGATAAAAATGGCAATACTCTGCGCCTGATTGGCACCACCTTGGATATGACGGAAGTCAGAAATTTGACTGAAGCCCTGCATGAAGAAAAAGAACGATTACATATCACGCTGGATTCTATCGGCGAGGCCGTAGTCTGTACTGACCAAGAGATGAATATTACCTTTATGAATCCGGTCGCGGAGAAAATGACCGGTTGGGCCAACACCATCGCGCTGGGTCAGCCGGTACACCAGATTATCAAACTGACTGACGGGGTGGATGGGCCCACCATTAATAACCCGATAGAACATATCCTTACCCAGCGTCCTTACTCTTCACTGAATGAATCGATGGTATTACATCATCGCAATGGGCAGCATTTCGACATTCAAGAGTCCGTCGCCCCCTTGAAAACACTGGAAGGGACTCTTGTCGGGGCGGTACTGGTGTTCCAGGATGTGGGTGAATCTCGCGCAATGATGCGCAAACTCAGTCATAGCGCATCGCATGATAATCTGACTGGCCTGCCAAACCGCGCTAACTTTGACAATAAATTGAAAGCTGCCATTCAGCAAAGTGCGGATTTTGACCAGCAACATGCGCTGGCTTTCCTTGATCTTGATTATTTTAAAGCCATTAATGATACCGCCGGCCATCCTGCCGGTGATGCATTATTGAAAGAACTCAGCCAATTAATGCGCCAACATTTGCGAAATAGTGACTGCGTCGCGCGACTCGGTGGCGATGAGTTCGGTTTACTGATGCTCAATTGCACCCTGCCCCATGCCAAAGCCATTACCCAAAGTTTGGTTTCGATGATAAATGGCTATCATTTCTACTGGGAAGATAAACTCTACCGGATTGGTGCCAGCGCCGGTGTCACTCAAATCAGTAGCAGCAACAATCAGCGCAGCGAAATTATGACGCAAGCGGATATCGCCTGTTATACCGCCAAACACAGTGGCCGCGGCCAGGTTTATCTTTATCAACCCCGGCAAAAGCAGCTGTTAGCCCGCCAGCACGAACTGCTGAGTCGAGAAGATGTAGAGAATATTCTGAGTGACGATCAGCTGTTACTCCAGATGACCCCGACAGCACCGCCGAAAACGCCGCTCTCGGTCTGCTTCTATCAGGTCAGTTTCGAGATTAATCGGCCCCAAAATATGATTGTCAGCCAGTTTGCCTTTGAAGAGGCGGCGGCGTTGTATAACATTCAGCCGAAAGTTGACCACTGGGTATGTGAAAAACTGTTAGTGGAACAAGCGCAAGCTATTCACCGCAAAGGGCTGGCACTGGCGATTCCGCTGTCAGAAGTGGCTCTGCTCAAAGAAGATTTCCGCCAATCATTACTCAGCTTGATACAACAGACTATCTTGCCGCCACAAAGCCTGTATTGGATGGTCGACGAGTCCACATTGCTGCAATATCCGTTTGCGATTGGGAATTTTCTTGCCAAACTGCAACAACTAGGCTGTAAACTCATTGTTAAGGAGTTTGGCCATAATCTGAATGATTTTGAATTACTGGCTGAACACACCATCGATTACCTGAAATTCAATAGCGATTTAATTACTCAGATTCATATTAATCAAATGGATGAAGTGCTGATATCCATCATCAACGGCACAGCCCAACGCGCTCGTATCGCTACCCTAGCGGGGCCGGTAGAATTAGCCGCCACTCTCAACAAGTTAGTGGCTATCGGGGTTGATTTAGCCGATGGCGAAATGATTGGCCGCACTACCCCGCTGACCGAGGTGCTTAACAGCGGATATTTCGCGATTAAATAACCCAATATCCTGACGTGACGATTGCCCCACTGCTCACTCTAGGGTAAAGTCGCCCCCCTTTATTTGGCTTGGGGGCGATGATGTTCATTGGATTTGACTACGGCACAGCAAACTGCTCGGTTGCCGTGATGCGGGGCAATGATCCCGAATTACTGGTGCTGGAAAATAATGATGTCTATTTGCCCTCTATGCTGTGCGCCCCGACCCGGGAAGCAGTAAGTGAGTGCCTGCACCGCCACTGGCAGGTGCCAACAGGCAGTGATGAGAATCAGCAACTGTTGCGCCGGGCCATCGCCTTCAATCGCGAAGAAGATATCCCAGTGACCGCTGACAGCCTGATGTTCGGCCTGTCGGCGCTGGCCCACTATATTGAAGACCCCGAAGAAGTTTACTTTGTAAAATCGCCTAAATCTTTCTTAGGTGCCAATGGGTTAAAACCTCAACAGTTAGCGCTATTTGAGGATTTAGTCTGCGCCATGATGTTCCATATCAAGCGCCAGGCACAATCGGTCTTAGCCGCAGAAATTAGCCAGACCGTGATTGGCCGCCCGGTTAACTTTCAAGGTTCCGGCGGTGAAGAAGCCAACCGCCAGGCTGAGGGTATTTTACTGCGCGCCGCACAACGCGCCGGTTTTCGCGATATTGCCTTTCAGTTTGAGCCCGTCGCGGCGGGGCTGGATTTTGAAGCCACACTAAAAACCGAAAAAACCGTCTTGGTGGTGGATATCGGCGGCGGAACCACCGACTGCTCAGTGCTGTTGATGGGGCCGAAATGGCAGGGCATGGCCGACCGCCAACAAAGCCTGCTGGGCCACAGTGGCTGCCGGGTCGGCGGAAAT contains:
- a CDS encoding diguanylate cyclase, translated to MDLSAVEKPAPDNKTILHITITSIVVFLFALFCIRLSEQSENLAPLWFPTAVLMVALFHHPTRYWSWQLLAAGIAIIVANFILYGISWFPLPLTLINLTESAVGAWLLRKLLQPKDPLNSLFSWLKFSICTVILVPLISGLAAAWYLAPQHGNFTQVLTVWFMSEAIGMLALGPVGLLYRRGYFNLTTKSKALFDMIWMMTASLTACYIGLIYLPFPFTFIIMALIWASIRLPRFETFTICFLATLLIAMMINFNLFTLQADTKLSVQAFSFIPLLMVLIPPHAMAMVMHAFRMEKEHIVESENRFRNAMEYSAIGMALVSPEGKWMQVNQALCKLLDYSQDTLLTLTFQQITHPEDLSADLKLLDDLYHGRIPSYSMEKRYIRRDGEVVWALLVVSVVRDHEQQPLYYISQVEDINDLKKSEIVNRRLMERITLANEAGGIGIWELDVKKQQINWDKRMYELFHLPFNTPVDDAAWQQYIHPEDINRVIREYSTALAQRQPYRLEFRLLLPNGNIVHLRNNANMICDKNGNTLRLIGTTLDMTEVRNLTEALHEEKERLHITLDSIGEAVVCTDQEMNITFMNPVAEKMTGWANTIALGQPVHQIIKLTDGVDGPTINNPIEHILTQRPYSSLNESMVLHHRNGQHFDIQESVAPLKTLEGTLVGAVLVFQDVGESRAMMRKLSHSASHDNLTGLPNRANFDNKLKAAIQQSADFDQQHALAFLDLDYFKAINDTAGHPAGDALLKELSQLMRQHLRNSDCVARLGGDEFGLLMLNCTLPHAKAITQSLVSMINGYHFYWEDKLYRIGASAGVTQISSSNNQRSEIMTQADIACYTAKHSGRGQVYLYQPRQKQLLARQHELLSREDVENILSDDQLLLQMTPTAPPKTPLSVCFYQVSFEINRPQNMIVSQFAFEEAAALYNIQPKVDHWVCEKLLVEQAQAIHRKGLALAIPLSEVALLKEDFRQSLLSLIQQTILPPQSLYWMVDESTLLQYPFAIGNFLAKLQQLGCKLIVKEFGHNLNDFELLAEHTIDYLKFNSDLITQIHINQMDEVLISIINGTAQRARIATLAGPVELAATLNKLVAIGVDLADGEMIGRTTPLTEVLNSGYFAIK
- the yegD gene encoding molecular chaperone encodes the protein MFIGFDYGTANCSVAVMRGNDPELLVLENNDVYLPSMLCAPTREAVSECLHRHWQVPTGSDENQQLLRRAIAFNREEDIPVTADSLMFGLSALAHYIEDPEEVYFVKSPKSFLGANGLKPQQLALFEDLVCAMMFHIKRQAQSVLAAEISQTVIGRPVNFQGSGGEEANRQAEGILLRAAQRAGFRDIAFQFEPVAAGLDFEATLKTEKTVLVVDIGGGTTDCSVLLMGPKWQGMADRQQSLLGHSGCRVGGNDLDIMLAFKQLMPLFGMGGETEKGIAMPSLPYWNAVATNDVPAQSDFYSTVNGRFLRDLIREAANPQQVERLLKVYQQRLSYRLVRAAEESKIALSEQEQVTAALDFVQAELGQTINQPQLAEAISQPLQRIQEQVSLALATSQVTPDVIYLTGGSARSPLLRAALAQQLPGIPLVGGNDFGSVTAGLARWAQTLYR